CATTATGAAGCTGGAAActtgagaaaatcattttaaaagctcATAAACATATGTAACTCATGACTAAAGGCGCTGCACTGTTATGCAATGTGAGTGTCAGGGGAACACATTTCCAACCTCATGACTCATGCTTCTGTATTACACATATTATTGGatgtttccttcattttctagAAATGTGAGCATAAGCGTGTACATCAAAATATCGGCTATTCGAAAGGCGAAAACACAACCATCAGGCTAAGAAGAATCTGTTGACACTGTGTCATTGGGACCACTCTTCGAAGACAGAAAGTTAttctacctttttaaaataatgaccagAGAGACAACTTCCTGCCCAAGGCCAGTTCGCTCGTTGTCACCGCTCCTTTTCCAGAACTGGTTCCTAAACTGCCCAAACAGGGCAGGAGAGCAAAAGCCTTGGCAAGGGGGCCTAAAAATTCCCCAGCCGCAGCCGCACCTACTTTGCCTTCAAGCCAGCTGGGAGAGTTCCCAACTCTGCCCACCTCCTGGGCAGTGGGTCCCTTCTGATAGCCCTTATCCGCCCGTAGCGCCTGGAAGGTGACCTACGGACCAAAGCAGCCCAGTTAGTGGCTCAAGCCGACCCACAAGTACCTCCTCCAAAGGTCTCCCGGTTGCCCCGTGGGTCATCCGGCAGGCGCCCGCGACTACATATCTCTATCGACCAGAGGATTTTCACTGACTTTATTGGCCTCCGACCCCGGTGGGCCCTTTGCCGCCCACCTCCCCACTAGACCAAGCCGGCCCTCCATAACATTAAGCATATTCAAAAACACTGCGGGGCGGCTGTGGGAAGAGGCTTGGCTGGGGAAGCCAGCTTCCCTAGCAGAGTCAGGGTCACTTGCTCTTCGTCTTCTGACTCTCCGTCTTCTTGGGTAGCAGCACGGCCTGGATGTTGGGCAGGACGCCGCCCTGAGCGATGGTCACTTTCCCCAGCAGCTTGTTTAGCTCCTCGTCGTTGCGGATGGCGAGTTGCAGGTGGCGAGGGATTATCCTGGTCTTCTTGTTGTCCCGCGCGGCATTGCCAGCCAACTCCAGGATCTCCGCGGTCAGGTACTCCAACACCGCCGCCAGGTACACCGGCGCGCCGGCGCCCACTCTCTCCGCGTAGTTACCTTTGCGCAGCAGTCTGTGCACTCTGCCCACCGGGAACTGCAGGCCCGCGCGGGAGGAGCGGGACTTGGCCTTTGCTCGCACTTTGCCTCCCTGCTTTCCGCGACCGGACATGTTTACCTCTCACCAAAAACTCCAGCgaggagaaaaaaatccagcGGTCCGGTTTCTAGTAAGGAAATGCGACGTATCACACCGGAACTGCCTCTACCAACACTTTGCTGACGCTAGTCAGAGCCTTCCCATTGGGCGCCGCAACATCCTCAGTTTAGGTGACCAATGACAGGCAGGCTCCGCTCCCAATTAGCGCGCTCTGCTGGCAGAAGGACCGCCTTTTCCAGCTCTCTCCAATCAGATGAGCAAATCCCTAGTCCTCATTTACATAATCACCCACCTGAAAATCTGCACCCGACTGCTCAGCGTATAGGGTTTCCACTGAATTTGTTGTATCCTGAGGTTTCAGCGTCCCGGCTGGCTCCCAGGAAAAGAACGTCTTAAGAATTAGGGAGGCACAGTTTGAAACATGCAGACGGAGAGTTACTCCACCCACAAGTACGAGATGCTCAAGGGAGAAATTCTAGTAATTAAGGTCGCAGGGTATGCCCGAAAATTTTAACCGAATGTCATTATtaacactatttttctttttattcttgtaAGTAAGATAAATCTCTTAACTTGAAAAATATGCTAACcttgatttatttctttctatttcttttttggccccccaTGGGTatatggaattccctggccagggatcagatcccagctacaCGTGCCACCTAAGCGGCAGCTGCAACaccacctggatccttaacccgctgtgcgagctggggatcaaatctaCTACCCGATGCTCCCAGGACACCGGgaatcccattttgccacagcaggaactcataaCCTTGATTTCTTAGTCTTAgtaaatacttaaaaacaaaaaaacagcaccTCAACCTATTTTACCATTACAAGAATCCTGACACTTCAAGACTTTTCTTCCCTCAAATCAGAGATTAAAATCATGTAGTACAATATAacctttgaggatttttttcccccagataccCAGTGTTCTGAGGGTTCTGTTaatcccgtgtgtgtgtgtgcgtg
Above is a window of Sus scrofa isolate TJ Tabasco breed Duroc chromosome 5, Sscrofa11.1, whole genome shotgun sequence DNA encoding:
- the LOC100625850 gene encoding histone H2A.J, whose translation is MSGRGKQGGKVRAKAKSRSSRAGLQFPVGRVHRLLRKGNYAERVGAGAPVYLAAVLEYLTAEILELAGNAARDNKKTRIIPRHLQLAIRNDEELNKLLGKVTIAQGGVLPNIQAVLLPKKTESQKTKSK